DNA sequence from the Cohnella herbarum genome:
ATTGTTTAAGCACGCGATCCCATAAGCGTCTCATCGTGCCCGATCTAAAAGTCCGGCTCCCTTTTTCTTCTTGAATTTGCAGGCGATAAGGCAATTTCTTATCCGGTTGCACCATAACGGTCATGATTCCGACTCCGGCTTTGCCCCGAACGGGTTTTAAATAGAGCAACCGATGTTTCTTAAGCAGATCGCCCAGCACGAAAGGCGCAGTTAACCGCTTCGTCTCCGGGATAAACGATTTCGTAGCCTTGTTCTCGTTCAACCATTGGAATAAGGACCATTTGTTGAAAAAGCGGCGGTTGAATAATCGGATATCCGATTGTTTGGAAATAGCCGCCAGCTTTTTCTTCACGCTCGGCAATCGCTCGTCTTCCCGTTGCGGGATCCGGTTGTAGATAATGCTTGGTCGCGGATACCACGCCTTGACCCAAGTATCGTCTTCGCGGCGGAAAGTATATCCGAGCATCCGCTCCGCTTGGGGCTTCAAGTTCTTCACCGTGACGACGTAAGTCACGATACCCATCTGCTGACCGGTATTGATAAGGTCGACGAAATTGCTGCGATTGCCGCGAAATAACTGGAACTCGTCTTCGATCGTAAGAATCGCGACGACCGGTTTCTCGGTCATCGCTTCTACTTCGGCTACACCTACGGCGGGTTTGGCAAGAGGAGATTTCAGAATCGTCAAGATTCATCCCTCCTGCGGAACTTACTCAAGTAGAGACAGTGATCTAGAATATATTCGAGCGAGGCTTTGCCTTGCTCCTTCAAAGCAGGATGCTTAAAAATCGATCTTCCGGGCTTAGCGTTCGCCTCGAACATCCATACGGCGCTGTCCCGATCTATTCCGATATCGAGCCCTAGCTCTCCGAGTTGGTGAGAGTAATTGCGCTCGATCGCTTCGGATAGCTTGATGGCCACCGCTTTAGCTTCCCGGAGTACTTCTTCCGCCCGGGCTCCAAAAGTACGGCTAAGCGCCTGTTCGGGCGTCATGAGGGAGCCGCCGTTCTTGATATGGGTCGTCACGCTGCCTCTGCCGGCTTTCTTGGCGCCGATTCCCGCCACGACCCACTCGTTGCGGCCGTCCTTATGCATATGAAACCGAAAATCGATCGGGCAGCTGTCGATTTCTACCAATCGGATGCCTTGCTGGACGACATAATTGCTCAGATTGCCTCCATGCCTCGTTCTCAGCATTTTCATCAGGCTGTTGAAATTGCTAAAGCGCAACAGGACGTTGCCGGTATTTCTGCGATAACGGATAAAATAACCTTTACGCGGGTGGTAAGTTAATCGGTAAATGCCGATACCGAGGCTACCGGCCGTCGGTTTGTAATAGAGAAACTGATGTTTCTCGAGAAGTTCTTTAATTTTCTCCGGACTGGGATTGTTAATCGATTCGGGCAAATGCTTCAAAGCTTCTACGTCTTTATCTAGCAGACTGTAGACGTCCGATTTATTGAAGAAGCTCCAGTTAAAGAACGGAATCCGTTTCTTCACGAAACGTTCGCGCAACGCCGTCATCGTCGATCCTACCTCGGCGCGCCTGCTAGGAAGCCGATTATAGACAACATCGGGCAGAGGTACGACGCGTCTGGTCCAACCGCCTCCGCCGTCGAGGAACCAGCCGTTGATGGTTTCTTGCTGCCAATTGATATCTCGCGGCGTAAAGGCGAAGAAATAAGCCTTTTTCTGGCCAAGATGGAGAAGTTGCCTGACGAATCCCGTTCGATCACCGAACGGAGTCGATGAAGCGCGGGAGCCTCCATCCGTCAAAACCCCGATAAGCGGGCCTAACTGAATTTCCTCGCCTTCGTCATTAGCCAGATAAACGTTGCCGGATTTAGGAACCCTTACGGATCGGCGAAGCCCTGCGGACATATAGACATGATGACCTTTACGTTTAATGGTCCGCACCGTGGCGGGTACGATGTCTTTACCAAGCTTGACGTTTACCGATTTACGTCCGCTCAGCTTGAGCAGCTTCGCGAGCGGGCTGGAGAACCATACGATACGTTCCGGCTGCTGTGTGAAATGGACGTTACAGATGGTCAAACTCATGAATTACCCTCCCAGGTGTAGCGCAACCGTTACCTGTCGGCGATCGCTGCGCGTCGGTTGTCGCAATTGAGCAACCGTTACCCAGCGGCGATCGCCGCGTGTCGATTGTCGCAAGTCGAAGCAGGATAGATCGGGCGTAGGACAGCGGTCGTTCCGCGGCGACCCGCGCGGCCTCTTGGCCCGCAGAGCGCATGGCGTTACGTCCCGGTTTGGAGTTCGCCTCCAAAAACCATAGCTTACCGTTGCGGTCTACCCCGAAGTCTAAGCCGATTTCGGCGAATCTTCCAAAAGTTTGTTCCAGCCGCGCGACGATCGAATAGGACGATTTTCCGATATCTTCAAGTAAAACCTCGCACCGCCGTTCACCGAAATATTCGGCGAGCACTTCTTTCGCGGATGCGGATGTACCGCCTCCATGCAGATTCGCCGTCACGCTTCCGGGCGCTCCGAGTCTGGCCGCGATTCCCGTGCACGTCCAGCGGGAGGAGTTATCCTTCTGCATGAGGACGCGCAGATCGAACGGCTCTCCCGTCGGCCCATGCAACTGGAGCATGGGCTGCATGAGATAGGCACGATCGCCGATCCAACGTTCGACGCGTTGCAATGCATCCGCCTCGGTCTCGCATTGCGTTGAGATCGGACGATTGTCGCCTTGCCTGCCCGTCAGCCTGACTTCTCCGTTCCGGGAACGGACAATGGAGACGACGCGTTTGCCTTGGCTGCCGGCAATCGGCTTAAGAAAAGCGGAACCGCGATTTTTACGAAGCCAAGTTGCCAACGAGGCCGGACCTTTGTAGAAGGCAGTGGGCGGGATGAGGTGCTCGAATGCCCGATCCTTCGATAAAATTTCGTAAACCTTACCTTTGTGAGGTAAGCGGCCATTCAAGAAAACGAGTTTGTTAGATGAGCGTAGACGCCGCATGGCCAATCGGAAGCGGAGCTTCTCCTCCTCCGTATCAGGCCAGGCGCGATCGTACAGAAGGGCGGGGAGCGGCCGGCGACTCGACTCCCATTGTCGCTTCTTCGGACTCCAATTCCAGCCTTTTACGGTATCGTCTACGGCATTCCACGTCCATGGAGCGAAAGCGAACAATCGTAAACCGCTGTTCGTGCCGATCGCGTGCAGCCGCTTAATAAACGAGCTTTCCGCGAAAGGAGGATTGCCTTTCCGTTCGCATACGAGAATTCCCAATGCGGCGTCCGATCGGGCGTTGCCGTTCGTGTTAGAAACCGGAAATGTAACGGGCATATTGAATCAGCATCCGCACCGAAGGACGGATTTTCCCTTCTTTAAGTGGTGTATTATCGTTCTTGGAAGGCTTTGAGTTGACTTCGAGAAGCCATACCCTGCCCGAAGTGTCCAATGCGAGATCGATGCCGAGCTCAGCGAAATGGGCCGGAATGTACGTATCCACGCCCCGGGCGATGTCCAGAGCCGCTCTCGACAGACGCGAGGAAGCATCTCCCCGGAATTGGATGGGAAGATTAGACTTGGCAACGGATTCCCTGACCGTCGACAGCGTGCCGCCCCTGGCGAGATTGGACACGAAATGGTGGGTTCCCGCCGTTCGGGCAACGATCGAGGTGATGACCCATTTACCGCTATAGTTTTTTTGCGTTAAAGCGCGGAAATCCACGGGTCGACCGCCGATTTCTATTAACGTTAGGCCTTGCTGGATAAGGTAACGAACGGTTTTCATCTTGCCGGCGATCGTTGAGAACAGTTTCACCAGGCTGCTGTAGGATTGTTTCCTCGTTCCGCCGACGGTAGCGTAAGACGCTTGCCAGTTTTCCGGACCGATACGGGAAAGTCGGATGATGCCTTTGCCCAAGCTGCCTCTTACCGGCTTCAGAAATACGGAACTGTATCTAGAGCACATGCTTTTGAGCATCGTATAGTTCTGAAGGGAGTGAGATTCCGGTAAGTATTTTTGCAGGGAACCGTCTTTCTTCAGCGCGTCGAACACTTCGGACTTGTCGAGAAACTTTTCATTAAACACATGGGCTCCGAATCGGTGCTTGATTTCCCGCATGAACTGTTGAACGAGCGGGCGGTTTTCCAACTTGCGCGAGGTCAGGCGGTTGTTGACGACGTCGGGCGCGGGAAGCGTCATTCTATGCCAGCCTTTGGTGTATACCCAGCCCTCGACGGAAGACAAATTCGACCCGATCGCGTTCGGCGTAAAAAAATACACGTAAGCGCCTTGGCTTCTGCATGCATCCGTCAGCTCGCGGCAGAACATCGTGATGTCTCCGAAAGGTTTTTCCGACTGGACCGGATTATCCCGGCTGATCATGACTCCGATGAGCGGACCGAGCGCGAGCGTTCTCGTCGTTGCCTGATACAGGATGCGAAGCGGAGTACCGGAAAAGATGCCCATTCTGCGAGCAAGGGTCTGGCTGATCCTTAGCCCTTCGTAACGGGGCACGGGGACGATCGTGACGGAGTGACGGAAAGAACCGAACTGTAAAGCAAGATGCTGCTGGGCAGGTATTTTCAACTGCTTCATCAGGGTTTCCCCCAGCATCAGGACGTCATCGGACAATATTCCGGAACTGATGACCTGGACGTCGATTTTCGGGGTGGACATGTTTCGTACTCCTTCCACCTTTGCGTATGTCGTGGCGAGGGCTCTCGTAGGCTTCCTTCCCGGGGGCTCGAGAATACTCCATCATATGAGGACATCTATCTATCGGTGATAGCCCTAATCGGATTGGGACTTGGTGTCGGAAAGATGTTATGATGGAAATTGACGACTTCTGGATTCCGTCTAAAAGGAGTAAAGGCTTCATGAGAGATTGGTTTACCGAAAGCTTCGGCGAAGATTATATCGTCGTTTATCGGCATCGAAACCGGGAAAACGCGACGCGAGAAGTCGGAGCGATGATGGAGTGGATGAATATTCGCGCCGGCTCCAGAGTATTGGACGTCGGCTGCGGAATGGGCAGGCACGCGTTGGCGCTTCGAAAATTGGGCTACGAGGTTACGGGATTGGATTTGTCGGAAGTATTGCTGTCCGAAGCGCGTTGCTGCGATTCCGAACGGAACGTGACTTGGATTCGCGGAGATATGCGGTGTCTTCCGTTCGAAGAAGGAACTTTCGACGCTACGGTCAACTGGTTCACTTCGTTCGGCTATTTTGTTGAATACCGGGATAACGCGAGCGTGCTGCGGGAAATGGAAAGGGTACTGAAACCGGGAGGCAGGTATTTGATCGATTTCTTGAATCCTGCTTACGTTTTACGGCATCTGGTCCCGCTATCGGAGCGTGTAGACGAATCGACCGGATTACATATTACGGAGAAGCGTACGATTGAGGACGATTTCGTCGTCAAGAAAATCGAAGTCAGGCCTCCGGTTGACGCGATGGGCAACCAAGGAGAGGCGCGACGTTACGAGGAACGCGTTCGGCTTATCGGATTGGAGAAGTTCGAGAAGCTGCTTGGGGAAACGGGCTTGAAGCTGGAAAGCGTATATGGCGATTACGATGGCAGCGCATATGCGGCCGAGAGCTCGAAACGACAGATTTTGTTAGGGAGAAAATGCGAATGAAAGAACGATCGGAAGTTGTAGCGGAATGGGAAAACGGTTGGTTGCAAGTCAAGGTTCCTTTGCCTTACTCGCTGAAGTGGGTCAATGCCTATCTTTTACCGGAGGAAAAGGGTTGGACGCTCATCGATCCGGGCCTCCATACGGAACAATTAGAAGTATTCTGGATTGCAATTTTATCGGAACGGGATATAGGCTGGGAAGATATTCAATCGATCGTCGTCACCCATCATCACCCGGATCATTACGGACTTGCCGGGTGGTTTCAACGGAAGACGGGCGCTTCGGTTCGAATGTCGCGGGTCGCTCTGAATAACGCGATTAGGTTGTGGGGCGAGAACGAGACATTCTCGGGGGAATTGACGGAGGCGTTTCTTGGACATGGATTGGCTGAGGAGCTTAAGGACGACATGCGGGACCATATGGGCGGATTTCGGGATAAAGTGTCGCCTCAAGCCTTCGATCCGTTAATCATAGCTCCGGGCGAGCGTATCGTCATGGGGGGGACGGAATGGGAGATCTATGGCGGCGAAGGACATGCGCCGGGACATTTGATCTTCTACGATCCGGTCGGCCGAACATTGTTATGCGGGGATCAAGTGCTTCCCGATATTTCGCCGAATATCGGTTGGATGCCCGGCGGAGACCCTGATCCGCTAGACTCCTTCTTGAAGGGCTTGCAGGCGCTTCGCCGCTTGGACGTACGGATGGTATATCCCGGCCATCGAGATCCTTTCCCGCAGTTTCGGCAACGAATCGAGGAATTGCTGGAGCATCATGAGCGAAGGTTGAAAAAAATGCTGGAGCTGATCGGGGACGAGGAAAGGTCCGCGTTCGAGGTGTGCGAGCTATTGTTCGGAGCGAGGCTAAGAAGCAATACGCACAATCTCCGGTTTGCGCTAGCGGAGACGATCGCTCATCTGGTAAGGTTGGAAAACCGCGGTTTGTTGGTGCGGTCGGAAATAGCGGCGGATAATACCTATCGTACGACGAAGAGGATTCTTTATCGACGGTCGAACGTATAATCGCGAGGGACATGGAATCATTATTGCTATCGGTTACGCTCTAACGATAAAAAAAAGAAGCTGCCCCAAAAGCTAAACTTTTCATGGCAGCTTCTTTGCATTCGCATCGCTTAAGCCTCGTTGTCTCCCAATGCCTCTTCGATCGCTTCGCGCTCGGCCTGTTTGCGATGGGCGATACGGCTGGACGCGGCCGCGGCGATCGCGCCAACGATGTCGTCCAGGAAAGTATGGATTTCTCCGCTGTTCTTATCGTTCAATTTACGCAGGACGCCGGGTTTAAGCTTATCTACGTAACCGAAATTCGTAAATCCGATGCTACCGTATACGTTTACGATGCTAAGAGCCAATATTTCGTCGCAACCGTATAGGCCTTCGTCGTGCGCGATCATATTTTGTAAAGGCGGGAGCAATTTGCCCTCCTCCGCTAGCATATCTAGTTGAATCCCGGTGAGAACCGCATTCTGCACTTCTCGCTTGGATAATACCGCTTCCACGTTAATTACGCACTCGGCAAGCGTCAGCTCGGGAAAATAATCTTTCTGCAGCAGCATGACGAGCTGTCCGATCTGTTCCTTCGTTACTCCCCGTTTCGTTAACCACTCTTCCGTCGATTTGGCGACTTCCTTGCTGTTAAGCCGGTATGGATTCGCTTGGGACATGAACAACACCTCTTTCCGAAGCCAATGGCCTCCGTCGTGAACTTGAATAGGACAAACTACACATAATTATCCTTAGGGCTCGTATACATAGTACTACAAATAGGATGCCGTTGGAACGGCGGTCCGCGCTTATGAAAGATTTATCATTGGGAGGTATTGAGGATGAAAACGAAGTCCTATCGCAACCGGTCAGTCTCGAGATGGGGCGGATTGCTGCTGCTCCTGCCGCTATTATCCGCGTGCAGCCAATCCGCCCCGACTGCTCAAAGCACGGCCGAAAGTATAGATCCGCCGCCCGCTCCCATCGAACAAGCGATGATGCAGGAATCGGCGGAGGAAACTTTCGCGAGCGGGAATGACGTCGTAACGGTGTACTTGTTGGATCGTAACGGATATTTGGCTCCGATGTCGATGATAGCGGAAGGAACGGCCGGATCGCTTCAGACTCCCGCCGAGAAGGCGCTAGCTTGGATGACCGCGGATCGGCAGTTGGCGGAACAATTGCCTCCCGGCTTCAAAGCGGTCCTGCCGGAAGGGACGAAAGTCATCTCCGTTACCGAGAATCCATCGGAGGAAACGATTGCCGTCGACTTCGCCGCGCCTTTTCCGAGTATAGCCGCCTCTCAGGAGCGGAAAGTCATTGAAGCGCTCGTATGGACTTTGACCGAACGCCCCGGCATCAATAAGGTGAAGCTGTCTATCGCGGGCAAACCGATTCGGTCGCTTCCTTCAACCGGATTACCGGTCGATTCGGTTCTGACGCGCGGCCTGGGCATCAACCTCGAAACGGGGAAGGACGTACAACCGAATCGAGCGATGGGAGTAACGTTGTACTTCTCCTCTCAATCCGAAGACGGGGAAGGTTATTTCGTACCGGTCACCAGGTTGATTACCCGCCAAGTCGATCCGGCCAAGGCGGCGCTCGAGCAACTGATTCTCGGACCGCAGAATACGAAATCGCTTCATGCGGTCCTCACTTCCGATATGACGATTGAGAAGCTTAGCCAATTGGCGGATACCGTAAACGTGAGTTTGAAGCACTCCGAGTGGGAGCCGGTAACGCCGGTACCTTCGGAAATGATGGAAGCGCTCGTGTTGACGTTGACCGAAGCAACGGGTGCGCCTCAAGTGCGCGTCATTATGAACGGAAACGATTCCTTCGTGGATTCGGATAAGCGATCTTACGATCGTCCCGTGACGCGTCCGACTTACGTGAATACTTTATCCCGGTAGTTGCCGGCCGGATTGCTTGAACTTATAGCCGTTTTACTTGATCAAACCGGACTTGTCGATGACGATGCGGCTGTGGACGCGGAACGAAACCGTCGGATAAGCTTTTTTCCAATACTCCCACTCTTTCGATCTCCCGAAGTATTGAGCCAGGTAATGCAACCCGAATCCGTAGGGATCGACTCCGGCGTCGCGAATTTTGTACAATAAATCTTCCAACTGGCTGTTGAATTCCGTTTGCAGGAGATTTTCGATATTGGGGGCATTGCCTTCCAGTAAATACTGCGGACTATCCTCCAAGAAACCCGAAGCTCGAATATAGTAGTTGACGACGGGCGCTTCGGAATTGGAAATGTTAACGTGCGATTTTATCTTCGAGAGGGCCAGCACGATCCGCGTACCTTGATAGGGAACGGCGATGAACGATTTCTCGAAATGTTTGGCCGAAATGTTAAACAACTGCGCCTCTTGCGGTTCCAAACAGAGGCGCAGCTTTTGTTTGTCCAGAAAAGCTACTCTATCTATTCGGTAAGAGTTATTGTCGATATCTCTGCGAATGATCGGCAAGTAACCGTCTTTCCCGGTTTCCGACTGGCGGCGGGCCCAATCGAATAAATATTCCGTCAAGGTGAACGATGATTCCGTTCCTTCGCTGCCGAAACTTAAGAATAAGGCGTTACCGGGATAACGCTCGGATTGCGGATGCAGCTTTAATATGTTAAAGGCATCGGGCTCGGCCATTCCCATGAAAGCAACCATCGCGATATCCCGACGACGAGATAACCATCTAAGCGGATCGGCAACCCCGGTTTCCATTAAGGTTTTGCCGAACAGGATCACCCGGCAATGCCCGAAGTCCAGTTCCTTGTCCACCAACGCTTTCAGATGCCGAACGGCCTCGGCAATGCTTGGCGATTCGTAGCTTTCGACTTCCGTCTTCGCTTCCCCGCTCTCGATCTTCGACGAGGGGATGGCAAGACGGAGAGTTACCCGGTACGTATTAGGCTTGCTGCCGCGATCGATGCCCATGGCAACGACGAAAAATCGCTTATCGATATCTTTGAATCCGCAGCCATAGATCGTGCTTGTGAGCGTAAATAGAACAAGGATCAGAATCGTTTTTCGGAATCTCATCCGTTATGCCTCCTTGAATCAGGAATCCTGTGTCGCCGTTTCCAGTTGAACGGTAGACTTATTTTTACGTATTTTCCGTATCGCAAGCCAGCCAAGAAGCAATACGGTAACGAAGTCCGTTATCGCCCTTGCGATGAGCCAGTTCTCGTTTACCCATTGATTGCGGTGCTCGTTCGTCCATAGGGAATAAAGGAACGTAATTCCGGCAAACGCGATCGTTATCCACCAATTCGCGCGGGGGACCGGGAATTGCTCCGGTTGCGAAGTATGCTTAGGCCTACAGGCTTTGATGAATTCCATGGCGGTATGCCAGGTATTCATGACGAACATGAGCGAAAGCGCGGTATACAGCAACAAGAAGAGGTATAACACCCGGTAAACGAACCCATATTCCAGAATCATCGAATCCGCCGTTTCGCTCCACAGGTATATATGTTCTCCGACGCCTACCGTGCCGTGAAATCCAATCGGAATAAAGAAAGAGACAAACAAGAAAAAAGTACAGAACAACGGGGTGATCCAACGAAAACGGATTTTGGTTCCTTTAGGGAGCAGACGATTGTAGACGGCAAGGGTGTTATAACCCGCGAAGATGAAGGTCGCGGCACAGAAGGAAATGAATGAAGGAGTCGTACGGACGTATCCGGAGGTGACGCGAATCGCATCCCAATCGAGCCATGGACTGAAGATCGCTTTGAGTAAAATCATGAGAATCAACGGTGCGCAGAGCAACAGCAGAATCTCTTGGGCGAATTGTACGGTGCGTGTACAACGGCTAGCCCCCCATATTCCGGCAATGGTCATCAACAGCAGGAATAGGTAGGGATTCATGTCCGGGTTGAAAAATTGCTGGATCGTTGCCGAATAGGAATAAATAACTAAAATGCCCGCCAACATCCACACGACGGATCCTGCCAGATTAAGCGCGACGGCAATTCCACGCGGCATTAGATTGTTGTAGATGTCCGCAAGCCCCATTCCGGGAAAGCGAAGGAATAAGGAAGTCGTGACATATGCCAATATCGTGCCAACGACGATGGCAATCGCCATCGCAGATACGGCACCGTTGAAACGATGCTGCTCGAGGATCGACGGAACGAACAGCATGATATTGATCATGCCGACATAGAGCACGTGATAGTAGAAATAGCGAGCCATATCATCACCCCTTATCTTGAGCACGACTTGCCAAATCTTTCTGATGGGGAACGAAGAAGCCGAAGTAGGGTTCCCCGAAGCTCCGAAGGTTGCACAAATAGACGATCAAGGCGAAGAAAAGCACCGCAACGCCGCTAATTCCATAGATCACGGCGATGATCACGAACAAGTATTTCAGCAATCGAATGGATTGGCTGAAGGTCGAGTTCGGGATAACGAAGTTGGATATCGCCACCGCGGAAGTGACGATGATCATGATGCTGCTGACGAGACCTGCTTGCTGCGCGGCTTGTCCGAGGATGAGTCCGCCCACGGTCGTAGCCGTCGAACCGACGAAGCGAGGAAGACGGATGCTTGCCTCAATGAGCGCTTCGATCATGAAGAGCATAATGAATACTTCCACGAACGAAGGATAGGGAACTCCGGCGCGGCTGCCGTCGATCGTGAAGGCTAGCTGTACCCTGAAAATTTCCGGATTGTAGGAAACGATAGCAATGTAACCCGCAGGAAGCAAAATCGTAACCACTACGGCGATATATCTCAATCCGATTAAAAACCGGCTCATCCAGAATGCGTCGTAATCGTCATCCATAGCGTGCATGAAATCGTAGACCCTCACCGGTAAGACGATGGCAAACCGGCTGCCGTTGATCAGGATGGCGATCTTTCCTTTGCGGAGCAACGTGGCTACGCGATCGGGACGCTCCGTTTGCAATAAGGTCGGAAACAAGCGATGGCTTTTGTCCGTCAGAGCTTTAACCAGTTGGCCGGAAGATAGCAGCAAGTCGATTTTTACTTTTTCCAGCTGCTTGTAAAGCATGTCTAGAACGACCTGGTTTACGAGCTCGCGATCATATAGGACCTGGATGGCGGTATTGGAAAACGAGCCTTTATCGAAAGGCTCAACGTTTAACGTCGGAACGTTATACCGGAACCTGAGCAAGTACAAATTAAGATCCAGGCTTTCCGTAAAAGCGGCTTGCGGACCATGAAGCGAAGCTTCCACTTGAGTAGTATCCGGCTCGGTCACGATCGTACGATCGGATTTGAAAGAATAGATTTCATCTTTGATACGGATCAGTACGAAACCCTTAAGCAGCAGGCTCGGCCATCCATCCGGTTTGTCGGCTATGGCGTATTTCGGATTGGAATGGAGCATTCTGCGGAATTCGTCCGGATCGAAGCGATAGGAGAAAGGTACGAGCAGACCGTCCTTAATCCGTTCGTCGCACAACGCGGGAAAATAAGCGATTTCCATTTGCCAGAAGCCGTTGTCGAGAGTATCGGTGAACAAATCGGTTGCGTTTTGGAATTGCTGTTTGATTTTTTCCAGCACGATAAAGCTCCCCCGATCCTTGATTTTCCACCTCTTGTATATTGCCCCAAGTTTCAATCGACATACGCGACGGCGATTCGCCGTTCGATATACGGAGTGAGATGCTTTTGCGTTCAACCTTTGGTAAAATGGGGGAGATTGAGTTTCTGGGAGGTAAATAGATGAGATCCGATGGCAGACAATCGCACGAACTGCGTCCTTTCGCGGTTACGCTTCATCCGAATAAATACGCGGAAGGTTCAGTGTTAATAGAAGCGGGCAATACGAAGGTTCTATGTACCGCATCCGTTGAAGAGAGAGTTCCCCCGTTCCTGAAGGGACAAGGCAAAGGTTGGGTCACGGCGGAATATTCCATGCTTCCCCGGGCCACGCATACCCGTAATCAAAGGGAGTCCGCGAAAGGAAAGCTTACCGGACGTACGATGGAAATTCAGCGGCTGATCGGGCGCGCTCTTCGTTCCGTAGTGAATCTTCATGCGCTTGGCGAAAGAACGATCACCCTGGATTGCGACGTCCTTCAAGCAGACGGGGGCACCCGGACGACGTCGATCACGGGAGCTTACATTGCTCTGGCATTGGCGATACATAAGCTTACGGGAACGCACGCTTTCGATAAATACCCGTTGACCGATTACTTGGCTTCCATAAGCGTAGGCGTTATTAATGAGCTTGCGGTCGTCGATCTGAACTACGAAGAGGACTCTAAAGCCAAAGTCGACATGAACGTGGTCATGACGGGGGCGGGCGCGTTCGTGGAAGTTCAAGGGACGGGCGAAGAAGCTCCGTTTACGAGAACGGAGCTCGATAAGATGCTATCGTTAGCCGAAGGCGCGATCCAGCAGCTCATCCAACTTCAGAGGGATACGCTAGGCGCGGCTGGCGAGCGGATCGGCGGAGGTAAGGCATGATCGGTAGCGGAGACGTGCTTCTGCTTGCTACGCGCAATTCGGGGAAGACGAAGGAATTTCGCGAAGCGTTCGGGAAGCTCGGC
Encoded proteins:
- a CDS encoding GerMN domain-containing protein — its product is MKTKSYRNRSVSRWGGLLLLLPLLSACSQSAPTAQSTAESIDPPPAPIEQAMMQESAEETFASGNDVVTVYLLDRNGYLAPMSMIAEGTAGSLQTPAEKALAWMTADRQLAEQLPPGFKAVLPEGTKVISVTENPSEETIAVDFAAPFPSIAASQERKVIEALVWTLTERPGINKVKLSIAGKPIRSLPSTGLPVDSVLTRGLGINLETGKDVQPNRAMGVTLYFSSQSEDGEGYFVPVTRLITRQVDPAKAALEQLILGPQNTKSLHAVLTSDMTIEKLSQLADTVNVSLKHSEWEPVTPVPSEMMEALVLTLTEATGAPQVRVIMNGNDSFVDSDKRSYDRPVTRPTYVNTLSR
- a CDS encoding Ger(x)C family spore germination protein, producing the protein MRFRKTILILVLFTLTSTIYGCGFKDIDKRFFVVAMGIDRGSKPNTYRVTLRLAIPSSKIESGEAKTEVESYESPSIAEAVRHLKALVDKELDFGHCRVILFGKTLMETGVADPLRWLSRRRDIAMVAFMGMAEPDAFNILKLHPQSERYPGNALFLSFGSEGTESSFTLTEYLFDWARRQSETGKDGYLPIIRRDIDNNSYRIDRVAFLDKQKLRLCLEPQEAQLFNISAKHFEKSFIAVPYQGTRIVLALSKIKSHVNISNSEAPVVNYYIRASGFLEDSPQYLLEGNAPNIENLLQTEFNSQLEDLLYKIRDAGVDPYGFGLHYLAQYFGRSKEWEYWKKAYPTVSFRVHSRIVIDKSGLIK
- a CDS encoding spore germination protein, which translates into the protein MLEKIKQQFQNATDLFTDTLDNGFWQMEIAYFPALCDERIKDGLLVPFSYRFDPDEFRRMLHSNPKYAIADKPDGWPSLLLKGFVLIRIKDEIYSFKSDRTIVTEPDTTQVEASLHGPQAAFTESLDLNLYLLRFRYNVPTLNVEPFDKGSFSNTAIQVLYDRELVNQVVLDMLYKQLEKVKIDLLLSSGQLVKALTDKSHRLFPTLLQTERPDRVATLLRKGKIAILINGSRFAIVLPVRVYDFMHAMDDDYDAFWMSRFLIGLRYIAVVVTILLPAGYIAIVSYNPEIFRVQLAFTIDGSRAGVPYPSFVEVFIMLFMIEALIEASIRLPRFVGSTATTVGGLILGQAAQQAGLVSSIMIIVTSAVAISNFVIPNSTFSQSIRLLKYLFVIIAVIYGISGVAVLFFALIVYLCNLRSFGEPYFGFFVPHQKDLASRAQDKG
- the rph gene encoding ribonuclease PH; amino-acid sequence: MRSDGRQSHELRPFAVTLHPNKYAEGSVLIEAGNTKVLCTASVEERVPPFLKGQGKGWVTAEYSMLPRATHTRNQRESAKGKLTGRTMEIQRLIGRALRSVVNLHALGERTITLDCDVLQADGGTRTTSITGAYIALALAIHKLTGTHAFDKYPLTDYLASISVGVINELAVVDLNYEEDSKAKVDMNVVMTGAGAFVEVQGTGEEAPFTRTELDKMLSLAEGAIQQLIQLQRDTLGAAGERIGGGKA